The sequence CCTTCTCCATTTCTTCAGCTATTTCAAGGAAGTTGGGTTGGAAAGCTTCAACGCTTCATTGTTCATTCCTGTGAATAAGCATGGCGCAGAGCAAGTCCACTTCCGCCTGATTCCCCGCATGATAATAGGAGCATTAGAAACAAGCGATATGAATGTGTTCAATTATTTGCATGGGGAACCTTTATCTTTGAAAGCTCCTGAAGATGTGGCAAAGGCAGCAGCTAAGTTTTTCGGATGAAAGGAATGAAGTATCGTTTTGAATAAAACAGTTGTGGACCAGGTCGGAAGAAGTGTCACTTTTAGCTTCCCGCCAAAAAGGATTGTCTCATTATGTCCTGGCATTACTGATACATTATTTTCGCTCAACCTGGATGCGGAAATTGTTGGCAGGACCCGTTTTTGCATCCATCCGAAAGGGAAGGTTGAAAATGTGCCGGCAGTTGCGGGCACTAAGGACATTAAACTAGAAGCGATTCAAGAATTGCAACCGGACCTCATCGTCGTTGAAAAAGAGGAAAACACGAGAGAGATTGTGGAAGAGTTGGAGAAGCACTTCCCTGTCTTTGTCGCTGAAGTGCAATCGGTGGATGACGCATTCCGGATGATCGAGGAGATGGGAAGCTTGACAGATCGGAACGAAGCCGCCAGTGAATTGGCAGGTGCTATCCGAGAACAATTTGAATCTTTGCCTAAGGCCACTGGGAAGCGTGTTGCTTACGTCATTTGGCGGAAACCGTATATGGTTGTCGGGAAAGATACATATATTAATTCGCTACTCGAAAAGATGGGTTTCATCAATCCATTCACCGAAGTGGATGGCAGATATCCGGCAGTCACCGCAGAAGGTTTTAAGGATGCAAAATTGGATTATGTCCTATTGGCATCAGAGCCCTTCCCTTTCAGTGAAAAGCATATCAAAGAGTTTTTGGGCATGATGCCGGAAACTGAACCCGTCCTTATCGACGGAGAAATGTTCTGGTATGGACCGAGGATGCTGGAGGCTTCTGTATATTTTCAAGAACATCTTTCTAGTCTTCGACAGTAAAAAACACGGGAGCATCGTAAAGATGGTCTCGTGTTTGCGTTCATCTCAATGAATTATAGATCGTAGACATCCGGATGGCATGCTCCATTTCGTCATGCATGGCGATGAACAAAGGATTGTATGCTTGCTGAATAGGAATCGTCAACAGCATTTCCTTATATGTCTCCACCCCATCCAACTCATCGACAAGCGCCTGTTTAACGCATTGCTTAAAGTTGTAGCATGGAATCGGCTTCTTTGGATTTTGTACAAACGTCCCTGTCATCATATAATAGAGTTGTTGCAACATTTCATAATGGCTTTTTTCATCCTCATACGCGTGCTGGATGAAATCCCGCCAAAGCGGATCGTCCGTTTTATCATACATCGACTTGTAAAAGTAATAGTCTTTGTATTCACCCTCAATTGCCTGCTTTAATTTATCAACAAACACGTCAGCACCCTTTCGCATCTTTTGTACACTTTATGCGGTTGGGCGCTTGTCTATGAAAGGAGCAATTCGATGCTACAGCATTTCAGCTATAAACCGATGTTTGCAGGCGGCAGCTTGCCAGGCTGGACATTTTCATTCTTTTATCAAAATGAACGATTCACAGGCGATTACAAGCCGGACGGCACAATCGTCTGGACAAGTGGAACACCGTCTGATGAAGAAAACGTCAAAAAAATGATTCATGAGCTAATGACATTCCACGTTTATGAATGATGACATACTTTACGTACATACTATCCTTCGATAAGGAGGCGATATGTATGGCTAAAGATAAAGAAAAGACCCCTGAGCAATTACACAATGAAAAAGAACAATTGAAGATTCAAAACCAGAAAACTGAAAACGTCTTTGAGGATAAAAGCCGGGTGCCTGAAGAGCAAAATGCTTGGAAGGAAACCCAGTATAAAAGAGGCGAATAAGAAAAGGGCGGTCCCGAAAATTGGGATTGCCCTTTTATCATTCACCTGCCAACTTCCTTCTTCCAAATATGAAATAGTAATAAATTGATGAAACAATATACAATCCTGCTGTAATCGTGAAGGCATACGCATAGCCCCAATAGGATCCGTTCGCGACAACGAGTCCAGTCGCAATAGGACCCATCGTTGCCCAACCCAGATTGAAAACCATCTGGTTCATGGAATTGGCGAGCCCTTTGTATTTATCCGACACGACTTCCATCGCTACGGCACTTTGTATCGGATTGCCGGCGTTCATGAGCGCCTGCCGCAGGAGGAAACCGAGCGACGCCAACATGAGCGACGTCGTGTACGCCGTCAATAGCAGGAAAGGGATCGATAATGCCTGGAATAAAATTATCGCCTTCACCTTGCCGACTTTCCTCGAAAGTGCTGGACCAATCATCGCCGCCACCGCAGTCATCGCCGAACCTAATGATAGAACAAGCCCGATATAGGAATTGGAGGCATCGAAACGGTTCGCGAAGTACAAATTCAAGTATGGAATAACCAAACCTGAACCGAAACCGATCAGCAAGCTTGCGAATGAAAAATGGAAGATGACAATGAGATTCCGCTTGAAGCTAACATCCGCTGATGGAGATTCCTCAATACGTTCCTTCGCCCCCATACCAGATTCAGTTGATTTCTCCTGCAATTTGAATAAAGGAATCAAACCGATTGTAAAAATAGCTGCGCCCAAAAGCAATGCATATCGGATTGCTTCTACTGTGCCGATTTTGAAGACAGTTTCCAACACGTCCGCGATAATCCCGCCCGCCAAACTTCCGATGACATTCGCAATCGTTATGATTGCAAAATTGACACTGAAAAGCTTCACCCGTTCCGTAGGAGCAGAGTTCTCTGCAAGAAACGGGATGCCCGATACTTGAACAAATGCCATGAATAAACCCGTCAAAAATGCAGCTGTAATAATCGGTGTCTCTGCAACTGCAATCCCTCGATAGAAGAGAGTCGCCACTGTTAAGACGGCACCGCCGACAATCATCCATTTCCGACCGAATCGATCGCTTAAAAAGCCTGCAGGGACGAGCATGATAGCAGATGCCATAGCCGTCATGGAAATGACTTTGCCATTTATCGTTTCCGGCATACCGAGCTCCCGTATGTATAAATTGTACATGACCATGAAAACACCCATTCCGATCTGGATGAGTGCATTTCCTATGATAAAAAGCCTAACATTCCGATTGAAGGAGGAGAATTTACGTCCCCATTCACTAAACCATTTCATCCACATTTCCAACTTTCCCTGACAATTACTTCGACACTCTAAATATACGTGTTTGCGAAACATTCTGCAATAGAGTTTTTAGGATAGTCAAATTTTTGCCTGAATAGAAAAGAGAGCCGATTTTATATCACATCTAACGTGATATAAAAACAACTCATTCTCCCCTGTGCAATGTGGTCAGCTCTGCTAAATACCACGGATATAATCACTTACAGTCTTCTTGAAAACTTTTGGATTTTCAACATAACTACCGACTACCCATCCACAATCCGTGCAAATCAGATGTATCAAACTATGGTTAAAACCCATTTTTTCATAAGGTGTCACGCCTGCGTATCCTGATTGCTTACCTCTGCCTATCTCGTGGCTGCCGCATTTTGGGCATTCCTTCGCATTAAATTTCACCACTATCATCTCCCCTCTTCTACTAATACATTTACGGTTCGGCAACTTGAAAGTTTCAGCAAAATTGTGCGGACTACCTGTTTTAAGCGCGGCGGGGCTTGCTTTGAGCGTGCAGCAGCTCGCTTTGAGCGCGGAGCGGCACGCTTTGGGCGCGGAGCGGCATGCTTTGGGCGCGCAGCGGCACGCTTTGGGCGCGGAGCGGCATGCTTTGGGCGCGGAGCGGCACGCTTTGGGCGCGGAGCAGCTCGCTTTGGGCGCACAAACACGCGCTTTGGACGTGCAACCATTCCCTTTGGACGCGCGCAATCTCAACCACATAAAAACTGTCACAGAAAGTCATTTATCCGACTTTCCGTGACAGCCTCTACCTATAAGTTAACCAACTCTCGAACTAGTTCCCGCCTGCAGTTTATACATCTGCGCATACTGTCCGCCAAGCGCAAGCAATTCATCATGATTGCCGTGCTCGACGATTTCACCGCGATCCAACACTAAAATGCGGTCTGCATTTTTAATCGTAGACAAACGGTGGGCGATGATGAACGTCGTCCGACCCTTCTTCAACACATCCATTGCGTGTTGGATGATTTCCTCGGTTTCCGTATCGATATTGGAAGTCGCTTCGTCCAATATTAAGATGGCCGGGTCAAAGGCTAGTGCGCGTGCAAATGAAATGAGTTGGCGCTGGCCGGATGAAAGCGTACTGCCCTTCTCCACGACCGGCTCATCAATCCCGCCCGGCAAATGCTTCAACACACGGTCGCCGCCGACTGCGTCAAGGGCATCCTGGACTTTTTCACGTGAAATGCGGGGA is a genomic window of Sporosarcina luteola containing:
- a CDS encoding ABC transporter substrate-binding protein — encoded protein: MNKTVVDQVGRSVTFSFPPKRIVSLCPGITDTLFSLNLDAEIVGRTRFCIHPKGKVENVPAVAGTKDIKLEAIQELQPDLIVVEKEENTREIVEELEKHFPVFVAEVQSVDDAFRMIEEMGSLTDRNEAASELAGAIREQFESLPKATGKRVAYVIWRKPYMVVGKDTYINSLLEKMGFINPFTEVDGRYPAVTAEGFKDAKLDYVLLASEPFPFSEKHIKEFLGMMPETEPVLIDGEMFWYGPRMLEASVYFQEHLSSLRQ
- a CDS encoding ferritin-like domain-containing protein, which gives rise to MRKGADVFVDKLKQAIEGEYKDYYFYKSMYDKTDDPLWRDFIQHAYEDEKSHYEMLQQLYYMMTGTFVQNPKKPIPCYNFKQCVKQALVDELDGVETYKEMLLTIPIQQAYNPLFIAMHDEMEHAIRMSTIYNSLR
- a CDS encoding YheE family protein, whose translation is MLQHFSYKPMFAGGSLPGWTFSFFYQNERFTGDYKPDGTIVWTSGTPSDEENVKKMIHELMTFHVYE
- a CDS encoding MFS transporter, whose protein sequence is MWMKWFSEWGRKFSSFNRNVRLFIIGNALIQIGMGVFMVMYNLYIRELGMPETINGKVISMTAMASAIMLVPAGFLSDRFGRKWMIVGGAVLTVATLFYRGIAVAETPIITAAFLTGLFMAFVQVSGIPFLAENSAPTERVKLFSVNFAIITIANVIGSLAGGIIADVLETVFKIGTVEAIRYALLLGAAIFTIGLIPLFKLQEKSTESGMGAKERIEESPSADVSFKRNLIVIFHFSFASLLIGFGSGLVIPYLNLYFANRFDASNSYIGLVLSLGSAMTAVAAMIGPALSRKVGKVKAIILFQALSIPFLLLTAYTTSLMLASLGFLLRQALMNAGNPIQSAVAMEVVSDKYKGLANSMNQMVFNLGWATMGPIATGLVVANGSYWGYAYAFTITAGLYIVSSIYYYFIFGRRKLAGE
- a CDS encoding transcription initiation factor TFIIIB is translated as MVKFNAKECPKCGSHEIGRGKQSGYAGVTPYEKMGFNHSLIHLICTDCGWVVGSYVENPKVFKKTVSDYIRGI